A genomic region of uncultured Paludibaculum sp. contains the following coding sequences:
- a CDS encoding ABC transporter ATP-binding protein, with protein sequence MNTQILAELSGVTKRFGKVVALDGLTLEVMHGELLAVLGPNGAGKTTAISLLLGLQQPDKGSARLFGQAPGAIEARRQVGVMMQEAALPPELRVREQIDLIASYYPAPLTAAEAMSLTGIQPLANRPYGALSGGQKRQVQFAIAIVGRPRLLFLDEPTVGLDLQSRELVWATLRRLVRDGCSIVLTTHYLEEAEALADRVAVLAKGRLIATGTVSEMRALVVRKRITCRTTLQAAQVAEWPDVQTVNTDHHGLHITASNTENVVRRLLAADEDLQDLEVQRAGLAEAFTELTQEVAQ encoded by the coding sequence ATGAACACTCAGATTCTCGCGGAATTGTCCGGTGTCACCAAGAGGTTTGGAAAAGTCGTGGCGCTCGACGGCCTGACGCTGGAGGTCATGCACGGAGAACTATTGGCGGTGCTGGGGCCCAACGGCGCAGGCAAGACAACAGCCATTTCACTGCTACTCGGCCTGCAGCAGCCCGACAAGGGGTCGGCGCGGTTGTTCGGCCAAGCCCCAGGCGCCATTGAGGCGCGCAGGCAGGTCGGCGTAATGATGCAGGAAGCCGCGCTGCCGCCGGAGTTGCGCGTACGCGAGCAGATCGACCTCATCGCGAGCTACTACCCCGCCCCGCTCACAGCGGCCGAAGCTATGTCTCTCACCGGCATCCAACCGCTGGCCAACCGGCCGTACGGCGCGCTCTCAGGGGGACAGAAACGGCAGGTGCAGTTCGCCATCGCCATCGTCGGGCGGCCCCGCCTGCTGTTCCTCGACGAGCCCACTGTGGGCCTCGACCTCCAGTCGCGCGAGCTTGTATGGGCCACTCTACGCCGGCTGGTGCGTGACGGCTGCTCCATCGTGCTGACCACCCACTACCTGGAAGAAGCCGAGGCGCTGGCCGACCGCGTGGCCGTCCTCGCCAAAGGCCGTCTCATCGCCACCGGCACAGTGAGTGAGATGCGGGCCCTTGTCGTCCGCAAACGCATCACCTGCCGCACCACGTTGCAGGCGGCACAGGTCGCGGAATGGCCGGACGTGCAAACCGTCAATACCGACCACCACGGACTCCACATCACCGCCAGCAACACCGAGAACGTTGTCAGAAGGCTGCTGGCCGCCGACGAGGACCTGCAGGATCTCGAGGTACAGCGCGCCGGACTCGCCGAGGCGTTCACCGAACTCACACAGGAGGTGGCACAATGA
- a CDS encoding ABC transporter permease, which produces MSAPAIQTLAMPPRRVVRAYAVEAKYESLRMLRAPSFAGPFLLLPAALYLLFAVLLFGPEIAKDPRSALFMYTGFSVLGVMGPGLFGFGISVATEREQGLLKLKRALPMPQAAVLLARMLMSMLFVAIVMASMSAVSPFGGLHLSASQLIAFSLVNVAGAAPFCAMGFFVGSLVSAKAAPAFVNIVYLPMIYLSAILFPLPKSMQWIAVLSPAFHLDQLGLAAMGVASYGSPAVHVIVLAGVTVVFAFFAVRRLARVG; this is translated from the coding sequence ATGAGCGCGCCAGCCATCCAGACCCTGGCCATGCCGCCGCGCCGCGTCGTGCGGGCCTACGCGGTGGAGGCGAAGTACGAGTCGCTGCGCATGTTGCGCGCCCCGTCCTTCGCGGGTCCGTTCCTCCTGCTGCCGGCTGCCCTCTATCTCCTCTTCGCGGTCCTGTTGTTCGGTCCCGAGATCGCCAAGGATCCGAGGAGCGCGCTCTTTATGTACACCGGCTTTTCCGTGCTCGGCGTGATGGGTCCGGGCCTCTTCGGCTTCGGCATCAGTGTGGCCACGGAACGCGAGCAGGGCCTGCTGAAACTCAAACGCGCGCTACCCATGCCTCAGGCGGCCGTGCTGCTCGCGAGGATGTTGATGTCGATGTTGTTCGTCGCCATTGTTATGGCCAGCATGTCGGCGGTCTCTCCCTTCGGCGGCCTGCACCTCAGCGCGTCGCAGTTGATCGCTTTCTCGCTGGTGAATGTGGCTGGGGCCGCGCCTTTCTGCGCTATGGGCTTCTTTGTCGGATCGCTGGTTTCGGCCAAGGCGGCTCCGGCCTTTGTGAACATTGTGTACCTGCCCATGATCTACCTGTCGGCGATCCTCTTCCCACTGCCGAAGTCGATGCAGTGGATCGCCGTGCTTTCCCCTGCCTTTCATCTCGATCAGCTTGGCTTGGCGGCCATGGGCGTTGCCAGCTACGGCTCTCCGGCCGTACACGTGATAGTCCTTGCCGGAGTCACCGTTGTGTTTGCTTTCTTTGCCGTGCGCCGGCTGGCGCGCGTAGGATAA